In a genomic window of Nocardiopsis mwathae:
- a CDS encoding DDE-type integrase/transposase/recombinase, whose translation MSIDRSHRKLAHRGSYTNKVWVSPSSMLRVLEARGLRLPRPRRPPRTQRRRLPEWVEFRPNQVWIFDTTHFTRCRMAALAIMDLVSRKWICEVVSAEETHTQVIIAFTAALEAEGLMGAVAARADGLVDAGTDAGNPARPVLLAMSDNGPQMTSGHTREFMALHAIAQHFGRPHTPTDQAWIETLFGHVKAEFGYLCRIGEPARLRAELASVREFYNKVRLHEALDYVTPDDEHEGRGSRIRKERQAGLEQSRARRLAWNRSHKGRPSETGTGDAV comes from the coding sequence GTGAGTATCGACCGGTCCCACCGCAAGCTCGCGCACCGGGGCTCCTACACGAACAAGGTGTGGGTATCGCCTTCCAGCATGCTGCGGGTGCTGGAGGCCAGGGGGCTGCGGCTGCCCCGACCCCGCAGGCCTCCGCGCACGCAGCGCAGGCGCCTGCCCGAGTGGGTGGAGTTCCGGCCCAACCAGGTCTGGATCTTCGACACGACGCACTTCACCCGGTGCCGGATGGCGGCGCTGGCGATCATGGACCTGGTATCGCGCAAGTGGATCTGCGAGGTCGTCTCGGCCGAGGAGACCCACACCCAGGTGATCATCGCCTTCACCGCGGCGTTGGAGGCCGAGGGGCTCATGGGGGCGGTGGCCGCCCGGGCCGACGGGCTGGTCGATGCCGGCACTGATGCCGGCAACCCGGCGCGGCCGGTGCTGCTGGCGATGTCGGACAACGGCCCGCAGATGACCTCGGGCCATACCCGGGAGTTCATGGCGCTGCATGCGATCGCCCAGCACTTCGGCCGTCCGCACACTCCCACCGACCAGGCGTGGATCGAGACGCTGTTCGGCCATGTCAAGGCCGAGTTCGGCTACCTGTGCCGGATCGGTGAGCCAGCCCGGCTGCGGGCGGAGCTGGCCTCGGTGCGGGAGTTCTACAACAAGGTCAGGCTGCACGAGGCGCTGGACTATGTCACGCCGGATGACGAGCACGAGGGGCGGGGGTCGAGGATTCGCAAAGAACGGCAAGCGGGGCTTGAACAATCCCGGGCCAGACGCCTGGCTTGGAACCGCTCACACAAGGGCAGACCATCTGAAACCGGAACCGGCGATGCGGTCTGA
- a CDS encoding 3-hydroxyacyl-CoA dehydrogenase family protein, protein MPSLKGGVDISTIGIVGAGVMGKDLAITCAAHGNDVLLHDHDPDVLEAADGEIRTLVRSYRIMSKGDSRWCTEIVSGRIRTTGYLAGVAGVDWVIESIAEDVAAKERVHRELREVCGDGPAIAVNTSCVSITRIAALAARPGAVIGMHFMNPAPLTECVELVRGHLTSDETTRRAEDFVGALGKRPVVVHDSPGFVSNRLSHLFMNEAAFLVQEGVAEPAQIDEIFTFGYGHKMGPLATADLIGLDTVVDSLQVLYDDMQDPKFRCCPLLKKMVDAGRVGRKSGQGFYSYGASP, encoded by the coding sequence GTGCCGTCACTGAAAGGTGGAGTAGATATTTCAACCATCGGAATTGTTGGTGCTGGTGTCATGGGCAAGGATCTCGCCATAACATGTGCAGCCCATGGAAACGACGTACTACTTCACGACCACGACCCCGATGTCCTGGAAGCGGCTGATGGGGAAATCCGTACCCTTGTCCGGAGCTATCGGATCATGTCGAAGGGTGACTCCCGGTGGTGCACCGAAATTGTTTCTGGACGTATTCGGACTACCGGTTACCTGGCCGGGGTCGCCGGTGTCGACTGGGTTATCGAAAGTATCGCCGAGGACGTCGCTGCCAAGGAACGGGTCCACCGTGAGCTGCGGGAAGTGTGCGGGGACGGCCCCGCGATCGCGGTGAATACCAGCTGCGTCTCGATTACGAGAATCGCCGCCCTCGCCGCGCGACCCGGGGCGGTCATCGGTATGCACTTCATGAATCCGGCCCCGCTCACCGAATGCGTCGAGCTCGTCCGCGGACACCTCACCTCCGACGAGACGACACGGCGGGCCGAGGATTTCGTCGGCGCGCTGGGGAAGCGGCCGGTGGTCGTTCACGACAGCCCGGGATTCGTCTCCAACCGGCTGTCCCACCTGTTCATGAACGAAGCCGCGTTCCTCGTCCAGGAGGGGGTCGCGGAACCCGCGCAGATCGACGAGATATTCACCTTCGGGTACGGTCACAAGATGGGCCCGCTGGCCACGGCTGACCTGATCGGCCTGGACACCGTCGTCGACTCGCTGCAGGTCCTCTATGACGACATGCAGGACCCGAAGTTCCGCTGCTGCCCTCTTCTGAAAAAGATGGTGGACGCCGGCAGGGTCGGCCGGAAGAGCGGCCAGGGATTCTACTCCTACGGCGCTTCTCCATGA
- a CDS encoding acyl-CoA dehydrogenase family protein has translation MDERLPEPLLERAVDLAADLAPRAAEFDRDERLPREVVKQMAEAGFLGATVPAEWGGLGLTPLQYGELTEVVGKACASTRALLTVHTSLVAETLAARSSRRIKEKYLPDLARGRRIACFALSEPGSGSDAGSETGEMSTTYTEKGDTFVLDGHKTWISFAGMADVLLVIATDGGVGSAFLVDRDMPGVEVRPISGMLGNRAAHMAEVVLSGVEVPAENLVSGIGAGFAFVANRALFHGRYSIAWAGVAIAQAALEEMCAYAARRDQFGARIGSFQLVQKMIADAVTDVSAARELCRRAGRLRGKRSPEAIAATNIAKYFSSTVASRVASDTVQVLGGNGCWSGYPAERLFREAKILEIIEGTSQVQQTLIADFGLTEFSKKDWVGKR, from the coding sequence GTGGATGAGCGCCTCCCGGAGCCGCTCCTGGAGCGGGCCGTGGACCTGGCCGCGGACCTGGCTCCCCGCGCGGCCGAGTTCGACCGCGATGAGCGCCTTCCGCGCGAGGTGGTCAAGCAGATGGCGGAGGCGGGGTTCCTCGGGGCGACCGTGCCGGCCGAGTGGGGCGGACTGGGTCTCACCCCCCTCCAGTACGGCGAGCTCACCGAGGTCGTCGGGAAGGCGTGCGCCTCGACCCGGGCCCTGCTGACCGTGCACACCTCCCTGGTCGCCGAGACGCTGGCCGCCCGGTCCTCCCGGCGGATCAAGGAGAAGTACCTGCCCGACCTCGCGCGGGGGCGGAGGATCGCGTGCTTCGCCCTGTCGGAGCCCGGGTCGGGGTCCGACGCGGGCTCCGAGACGGGGGAGATGTCCACGACGTACACGGAGAAGGGCGACACCTTCGTCCTCGACGGACACAAGACATGGATCTCCTTCGCGGGAATGGCCGACGTCCTCCTCGTCATCGCGACCGACGGCGGCGTGGGCAGCGCTTTCCTCGTCGACCGGGACATGCCGGGGGTCGAGGTCCGGCCGATCTCGGGGATGCTCGGCAACCGGGCCGCACACATGGCCGAGGTCGTCCTGTCCGGCGTGGAGGTCCCCGCCGAGAACCTGGTCTCCGGAATCGGGGCCGGCTTCGCCTTCGTCGCCAACCGGGCCCTGTTCCACGGGCGCTACAGCATCGCATGGGCGGGGGTAGCTATCGCCCAGGCCGCTCTTGAGGAGATGTGCGCCTACGCGGCCCGGCGCGACCAGTTCGGTGCCCGGATCGGCTCGTTCCAACTGGTGCAGAAGATGATCGCGGACGCGGTCACCGATGTGTCCGCCGCGCGTGAGCTGTGTCGGCGGGCCGGACGGCTGAGGGGCAAGCGCAGCCCCGAGGCGATCGCGGCGACGAACATCGCCAAGTACTTCTCCTCGACCGTGGCCTCCCGCGTCGCCTCGGACACCGTCCAGGTGCTCGGCGGAAACGGGTGCTGGAGCGGATATCCGGCCGAACGTCTTTTCCGGGAGGCGAAGATCCTGGAAATCATCGAGGGGACGTCGCAGGTTCAGCAGACGCTGATCGCCGATTTCGGCCTTACTGAATTCTCCAAGAAAGATTGGGTCGGGAAAAGATGA
- a CDS encoding phosphopantetheine-binding protein has protein sequence MHESGSPTDAVPGVDARESIRDYIEANTSALGAGELRDDDDIFDKGFVTSIFAMQLLAHIENTFDIEVPDDYLNLQRFSSVERMVEMVDELRAVPSG, from the coding sequence ATGCATGAAAGTGGATCCCCGACCGATGCGGTTCCCGGTGTGGACGCCCGCGAGAGCATCCGGGACTATATCGAGGCCAACACGTCCGCGCTCGGCGCCGGCGAACTGCGCGACGACGACGACATCTTCGACAAGGGGTTCGTCACCTCGATCTTCGCCATGCAGCTGCTGGCCCACATCGAGAACACCTTCGACATTGAGGTCCCCGACGACTACCTGAACCTGCAGCGGTTCAGCTCGGTCGAGCGGATGGTGGAGATGGTCGACGAGCTGAGAGCGGTGCCCAGTGGATGA
- a CDS encoding integrase core domain-containing protein, whose protein sequence is MLSALEMALWRRDRAGTPVQAGRLVHHSDAGSQYTSFLLTAHLAAEGIAASIGSVGDAYDNALMESAVGLYKTELIKPRRPWKTLEEVELATAEWVDWYNNTRLHGEIGHVPPVEYEAAYHAQNTLEPQVTPITGSL, encoded by the coding sequence GTGCTCTCAGCTCTGGAGATGGCCCTGTGGCGCCGCGACCGCGCTGGCACACCCGTTCAGGCGGGGCGGCTGGTGCACCACTCCGATGCCGGGTCACAATACACATCGTTCCTGCTCACCGCACATCTGGCCGCCGAGGGTATCGCCGCCTCCATCGGGTCGGTGGGCGATGCCTATGACAACGCGCTCATGGAGTCGGCGGTCGGGTTGTACAAGACCGAGTTGATCAAGCCCCGCCGTCCGTGGAAGACGCTGGAGGAGGTCGAGTTGGCCACCGCCGAGTGGGTGGACTGGTACAACAACACCCGGCTTCACGGTGAGATCGGCCATGTCCCACCGGTCGAATACGAGGCGGCCTACCACGCCCAGAACACCCTAGAACCGCAGGTCACACCCATAACCGGGAGTCTCTAA
- a CDS encoding HAD-IIIC family phosphatase codes for MAKCVVWDLDETLWRGTLSEGDDVVVEPRIVDVVKTLDERGILQSIASKNNHDDAMRKLEELGIAEYFLHPQINWNSKSSSISELQERLNIGLDTLIFIDDQEFERDEVVFVHPDVETVDAADRFGLTALPRLSPAHVTEDARCRRLMYQEAERRDRSESEFKGPHDEFLRSLDMVLTVSRAGDDDLMRLEELTHRTSQLNSTGIHYPYEELEKLLDDPFHDLWVCELTDRYGSYGKIGMALVEKSGDQWTIALLLMSCRTVSKGVGTVLLQFLIQRAAAHGARLLARFRRTDRNRQMLLTYQLANFHVVSRDGADHLFENDLTVVRDYPGHVKVNVDA; via the coding sequence ATGGCGAAATGTGTTGTGTGGGACCTCGACGAAACGCTCTGGCGCGGAACCCTGTCCGAGGGTGACGACGTGGTCGTGGAACCGCGAATCGTCGACGTCGTCAAGACGCTGGACGAGCGCGGCATCCTGCAGTCCATTGCGAGCAAGAACAACCACGACGACGCCATGCGGAAGCTCGAGGAGCTCGGGATCGCCGAGTATTTCCTCCATCCGCAGATCAACTGGAACAGCAAGTCCAGCTCCATTTCCGAGCTGCAGGAGAGGCTGAACATCGGCCTCGACACCCTCATCTTCATCGACGACCAGGAGTTCGAACGCGATGAGGTCGTATTCGTCCACCCCGACGTGGAGACGGTCGACGCCGCAGACCGCTTCGGGCTGACGGCCCTGCCCCGGCTGTCGCCGGCCCATGTCACCGAGGACGCACGCTGCCGGCGGCTGATGTACCAGGAGGCCGAGCGCCGCGACCGGTCGGAGAGCGAGTTCAAAGGCCCCCACGACGAATTCCTGCGCAGCCTCGACATGGTCCTCACCGTCTCCCGGGCGGGCGACGACGACCTCATGCGGCTCGAGGAGCTGACCCACAGGACCAGCCAGCTCAACTCCACCGGCATTCACTACCCCTACGAGGAGCTCGAGAAACTCCTCGACGACCCCTTCCACGATCTGTGGGTGTGCGAGCTGACGGACCGCTACGGCTCCTACGGCAAGATCGGGATGGCCCTGGTGGAGAAGTCCGGCGACCAGTGGACCATCGCGCTGCTGCTGATGTCCTGCCGGACGGTCTCCAAAGGCGTCGGGACGGTGCTGCTGCAATTCCTGATCCAGCGGGCAGCCGCGCACGGAGCCCGCCTCCTCGCCAGGTTCCGGCGCACCGACCGCAACCGCCAGATGCTCCTCACCTACCAGCTGGCGAACTTTCACGTCGTCTCCCGCGACGGAGCCGACCACCTCTTCGAGAACGATCTCACGGTTGTCCGTGACTACCCAGGCCACGTAAAGGTGAACGTCGATGCATGA
- a CDS encoding RICIN domain-containing protein, with protein sequence MAKRTLLVFVAAACVVALGPAPTVSASASMAALGDSEYHIAFEDSGSRMIPWNSSMKRTVIRVWPDDRAGMEWAVSHVGSGGGKSVFEIRNLRSQLCLQPWDGETKVGQRIEQAECDGERRQQWHITHVGGPAFQIIPLDNTYLAITPEVPSASGSFLRLGYRNPIDPDYSWDFRPMVEAF encoded by the coding sequence GTGGCGAAACGCACCCTGCTCGTATTCGTCGCGGCCGCCTGCGTCGTGGCCCTCGGACCGGCCCCGACGGTCTCCGCATCCGCCTCGATGGCCGCGCTGGGCGACAGCGAATACCACATCGCCTTCGAAGACTCCGGGTCGCGGATGATCCCCTGGAACAGCTCCATGAAGCGCACGGTCATCCGTGTGTGGCCCGACGATCGCGCGGGAATGGAATGGGCGGTCTCCCACGTCGGCTCCGGCGGCGGGAAATCCGTGTTCGAGATCCGCAACCTCCGCAGCCAGCTGTGCCTGCAACCGTGGGACGGCGAGACGAAGGTGGGTCAGCGCATCGAGCAGGCCGAGTGCGACGGCGAGCGCCGGCAGCAGTGGCACATCACGCACGTCGGCGGCCCCGCGTTCCAGATCATCCCGCTGGACAACACCTATCTGGCCATCACCCCCGAAGTCCCGTCCGCCAGCGGTTCGTTTCTCAGGCTCGGCTACCGGAACCCCATCGACCCCGACTACAGCTGGGACTTCCGCCCCATGGTGGAGGCGTTCTGA